A single window of Hyphomicrobiales bacterium DNA harbors:
- a CDS encoding Microcystinase C, translating into MRIFVASLFHEGNSFSRLKTGADNFAIVRGASLLKKAAASNSSLGGACRALTALGCEIRPGLSAVAPPGGPVEDGLFAQLRDEIIAGVEISRPDGIYLDLHGAMITESLDDPEGALIAAVREAAGPEAVIAVSLDLHAHVTKTMLAGADLVLACKDNPHTDYDVAGERAATLLVETIQRRIAPVTAALWLPLIFGAQMETARGPLAALHARRREILANYPSLLDISICNCTTLVDVPGGDQCITAIANGDVSSAREAVEDLARMLWRLRDEFTPDFMPLETALADVAAGRFSRPVILGDQGDRVLAGAAGDSTVIMSEIARHWPSLKAVVPVTDRDAVFAAQRASVGGVFEAAIGGGLSRGVAPFRAEWTVLGLGNGHFVHDGPYLKNEPATLGDTAVLRSGNLTVLAMSLPGFTQDPAAFRSQGIDLADQNVIVVKSGYHFKISFGPIGPCFVVDTPGISNYRPGLLPFAKRRPVYPEDMNLDPALAAEIFTCIRPSTAAGRQGHDLPSNNRGGFGL; encoded by the coding sequence ATGCGCATATTCGTCGCCAGCCTTTTTCATGAGGGCAATAGTTTCAGCAGACTCAAGACCGGCGCCGACAATTTCGCGATCGTCCGGGGCGCGAGCCTGCTCAAAAAGGCGGCGGCGTCGAATTCATCCCTCGGCGGCGCCTGCCGTGCCCTAACGGCCCTGGGTTGCGAGATCCGGCCAGGCCTTTCCGCCGTCGCGCCACCCGGTGGCCCTGTGGAGGACGGACTATTTGCGCAGCTCCGCGACGAAATCATCGCAGGCGTCGAGATCTCGCGCCCGGATGGAATCTATCTCGATCTCCACGGCGCTATGATCACGGAAAGCCTCGACGATCCGGAGGGCGCGCTGATCGCGGCTGTGCGCGAGGCGGCCGGGCCGGAGGCAGTCATCGCCGTCAGCCTCGATCTGCATGCGCATGTCACCAAGACGATGCTCGCCGGCGCGGATCTCGTGCTGGCCTGCAAGGACAATCCGCATACGGACTATGATGTTGCCGGCGAGCGTGCGGCGACCCTGCTCGTCGAAACCATACAACGTCGCATCGCGCCGGTGACGGCCGCCCTATGGCTACCCCTCATTTTCGGGGCGCAGATGGAAACCGCGCGGGGACCTCTAGCCGCCCTCCACGCACGCCGACGCGAGATCTTGGCCAATTATCCATCGCTGCTCGACATTTCGATCTGCAATTGCACGACCCTCGTCGATGTGCCGGGCGGTGACCAGTGCATCACCGCGATTGCCAACGGCGACGTCAGCAGCGCGCGCGAAGCTGTCGAGGATCTCGCCCGCATGCTGTGGCGCCTGCGTGACGAATTCACCCCGGATTTCATGCCGCTGGAGACAGCCCTCGCCGATGTTGCCGCCGGTCGTTTTTCGAGGCCAGTCATTCTGGGCGATCAGGGCGATCGCGTGCTGGCCGGCGCGGCTGGTGACAGTACGGTCATCATGTCCGAAATCGCGCGGCACTGGCCGAGTCTCAAGGCGGTCGTCCCGGTCACCGATCGCGACGCGGTTTTCGCCGCACAGCGGGCCAGCGTCGGCGGAGTGTTCGAGGCGGCCATCGGCGGCGGTCTCTCCAGAGGCGTCGCGCCGTTTCGTGCGGAATGGACGGTTCTTGGCCTCGGCAACGGGCATTTCGTGCACGACGGTCCCTATCTGAAGAACGAACCGGCTACACTCGGCGACACGGCCGTGCTCCGATCGGGCAACCTCACCGTGCTGGCGATGAGCCTGCCGGGCTTCACCCAGGACCCGGCCGCCTTCCGCAGCCAAGGCATCGACCTCGCCGACCAGAACGTGATCGTCGTCAAGTCGGGCTACCACTTCAAAATATCCTTCGGCCCCATCGGCCCCTGTTTCGTCGTCGATACGCCGGGCATCTCGAACTATCGACCGGGTCTGCTGCCCTTCGCGAAACGTCGCCCCGTCTATCCCGAAGACATGAACCTCGATCCGGCTCTCGCGGCCGAAATCTTTACGTGCATCCGGCCGTCAACTGCCGCCGGACGGCAAGGCCACGACCTGCCATCCAACAATAGAGGGGGATTTGGACTATGA
- a CDS encoding Spermidine/putrescine-binding protein yields MVHRKALLVSALIGMGLANGGSQAQSRNELVITTTGGVQEQVLRETFYEPFEKATGIKIVSVSGSDAQNVARVKAMVAAGKVSWDLYQAGEIQSSSAEHRALNEDMSAFCARFSSRDDLLPGACNAAGVLAAYGTTMLVYNGEKFAGAKPRTWADFWNVKDFPGPRALPNFNDPWRVLAAALLADGVPADKLFPLDLDRAFRKMDEIRPEVALWWKTGDQSVQGFRNGEYVMGMIWQTRASALRAEKQPLEWSLDQAVLVGDRWALVKGAPNRENALRFLEFYLSNVEGQAKRCEAQTCTPASRKAAAMMSPETQNALPLAPEVFNGLIVPDAEWINANKARLLDRWNAWLQQ; encoded by the coding sequence ATGGTCCATCGCAAAGCATTGCTTGTTTCGGCCCTGATCGGGATGGGCCTCGCAAATGGGGGCAGCCAGGCCCAGTCCCGGAACGAACTCGTCATCACGACAACCGGCGGCGTCCAGGAGCAAGTCCTGCGTGAAACCTTCTACGAGCCTTTCGAGAAGGCAACCGGCATCAAGATCGTATCGGTCTCTGGCTCGGATGCCCAAAACGTCGCCCGGGTGAAAGCCATGGTCGCGGCCGGAAAAGTGAGCTGGGACCTCTACCAGGCCGGTGAGATCCAGTCGTCGTCGGCCGAGCATCGCGCCCTGAACGAAGATATGAGCGCCTTCTGTGCCCGGTTTTCGAGCCGTGACGATCTCTTGCCGGGAGCCTGCAACGCGGCGGGCGTGCTGGCGGCCTACGGCACCACGATGCTCGTTTACAACGGCGAGAAGTTTGCCGGCGCGAAGCCGCGTACATGGGCGGACTTCTGGAACGTCAAGGACTTCCCCGGCCCGCGCGCGCTGCCGAACTTCAATGATCCATGGCGGGTGCTGGCGGCCGCGCTGCTGGCCGATGGCGTTCCTGCCGACAAGCTGTTTCCGCTCGATCTCGACCGTGCTTTCCGGAAAATGGACGAGATCCGGCCTGAGGTGGCGCTCTGGTGGAAAACGGGCGACCAGAGCGTCCAGGGCTTCCGCAACGGCGAATATGTGATGGGCATGATCTGGCAGACACGCGCCTCGGCCTTGCGGGCCGAGAAGCAGCCACTCGAATGGAGCCTCGATCAGGCAGTTCTCGTCGGCGACCGCTGGGCTCTCGTCAAAGGGGCGCCTAACCGCGAAAACGCCCTGCGTTTCCTGGAGTTCTATCTGTCAAATGTCGAAGGCCAGGCGAAGCGTTGCGAGGCTCAAACCTGTACGCCCGCCAGCCGGAAAGCCGCCGCCATGATGAGCCCGGAGACGCAGAACGCCTTGCCGCTCGCTCCCGAGGTTTTCAACGGTCTTATCGTGCCAGACGCCGAGTGGATCAACGCGAACAAGGCGCGATTGCTCGATCGCTGGAACGCCTGGCTTCAGCAGTAA
- a CDS encoding 3-oxoacyl-(acyl-carrier protein) reductase produces MEHARPVAVVSGGSSGIGLAAAEALLTAGWAVALFSQQRAHVESARETLAERFGDDRLFADTLDLREPAAITGFFTAVSVRFKRIDALICNAGFSPKRPGGRTPLGEIPLAEWNDVLSVNLTGALLCCQAVLPGMVERRHGRIILIGSIAGRTAPRIAGASYVASKAALAGLARSIVSEYSEYGITANTICPGRILTEMTGQSSSPANQSALSRIPARRLGLPEDIARAVVFLSAPEAGFVNGAVLDINGGEFAPA; encoded by the coding sequence ATGGAACATGCGCGTCCTGTCGCTGTCGTCTCGGGTGGCAGTTCCGGCATCGGCCTCGCCGCCGCGGAAGCCCTGCTGACGGCAGGCTGGGCTGTCGCGCTGTTCAGTCAGCAGCGCGCTCATGTCGAGAGCGCCCGCGAGACACTGGCGGAGCGTTTCGGAGACGACCGTCTGTTCGCTGATACGCTCGATCTGCGGGAACCGGCCGCTATCACCGGCTTCTTCACCGCCGTTTCCGTTCGCTTCAAACGGATCGACGCGCTCATCTGCAACGCGGGCTTCTCACCCAAACGGCCGGGCGGCCGCACACCGCTCGGCGAGATACCACTCGCTGAATGGAACGACGTGCTGTCCGTCAATCTGACCGGCGCGTTGCTCTGTTGCCAGGCGGTCCTGCCCGGCATGGTGGAAAGACGTCACGGCCGGATCATCCTGATCGGCTCGATCGCCGGGCGCACGGCGCCGCGCATCGCCGGGGCAAGCTATGTCGCTTCCAAGGCGGCACTGGCCGGATTGGCCCGCTCCATCGTCTCGGAATATTCGGAGTATGGGATCACGGCGAATACCATTTGTCCCGGCCGGATCCTGACGGAGATGACGGGCCAGTCATCATCCCCTGCCAACCAATCAGCATTGTCCCGGATTCCGGCCCGCCGCCTCGGGCTGCCGGAGGATATTGCCCGCGCCGTCGTCTTTCTGTCCGCACCTGAGGCCGGCTTCGTGAACGGCGCGGTCCTCGACATCAACGGCGGCGAATTCGCCCCAGCCTGA
- a CDS encoding Acetolactate synthase-1/2/3 large subunit has product MTNPNPTVAQAIAHALKRHGVEVIFGQSLPSAVILAAEAIGIRQIAYRQENMGGAMADGFARISGRVSVVAAQNGPAATLLVPPLAEALKASIPIVALVQDVERHQVDKNAFQDLDQVALFAPCAKWTRRLSGADRVDDYIDAAFAAAASGRPGPAVLLLPADLLRETAIPSAFQRRANFGSFPLDSIRPAQADIEAAARAIATARHPVVMAGGGALSEGAPAALARLQDLAALPVFTTNMGKGAVNEHHALSCGVLGALVGPASLGRYSRTLLAEADLILQIGTRNNQNGTDSWRLVPPTARVIQIDIDPQEIGRNYEALRLVGTAAETVEALAEALGRMDLSTRTHARPALEARIAEIWRRFETSRAPLVQHNTSPIRPERVMAELQRLLTPDTIVVADASYSSMWVVGQLRGMAPGMRFLTPRGLAGLGWGLPLAMGAKVAKPEARVVALVGDGGFAHSWAELETMVRMGIALTVIVLNNGILGYQKDAETVKFGAYTTACHFAPVDHVAIARACGCVGIQVDTPSNILPALREALGNDQPTLVEIITDPGAHPAISLFDGTLDLAVAPEPELV; this is encoded by the coding sequence ATGACCAACCCGAACCCCACCGTCGCGCAAGCGATTGCCCATGCCCTGAAGCGCCATGGCGTCGAAGTGATCTTCGGGCAGAGCCTCCCCTCCGCGGTCATCCTCGCCGCCGAGGCGATCGGTATCCGGCAGATCGCTTACCGCCAGGAGAACATGGGCGGTGCGATGGCCGACGGCTTTGCCCGGATCTCGGGGCGCGTTTCTGTCGTCGCCGCACAGAACGGGCCGGCCGCTACCCTTCTCGTGCCGCCTCTGGCTGAAGCCTTGAAGGCGAGCATTCCGATCGTCGCGCTTGTCCAGGACGTCGAACGGCATCAGGTCGATAAGAACGCCTTCCAGGATCTCGATCAAGTCGCGCTGTTCGCGCCCTGCGCGAAATGGACCCGCAGGTTGTCCGGCGCCGATCGCGTCGACGACTATATCGATGCGGCCTTTGCCGCCGCCGCGAGCGGCCGGCCCGGGCCTGCAGTGTTGCTCCTGCCGGCAGATCTCCTGCGTGAGACAGCGATACCGTCGGCGTTCCAGCGCCGTGCGAACTTCGGCAGCTTCCCCCTCGATAGCATCCGTCCGGCTCAAGCCGATATCGAAGCCGCCGCCCGGGCGATCGCCACGGCACGGCATCCGGTTGTCATGGCCGGCGGAGGCGCGCTCTCCGAAGGCGCGCCAGCCGCCCTGGCGCGGCTTCAAGACCTCGCGGCCCTGCCCGTCTTCACAACGAACATGGGAAAGGGAGCCGTCAACGAGCACCACGCCCTGTCCTGCGGCGTGCTCGGCGCGCTTGTCGGGCCGGCCTCGCTTGGCCGCTACAGCCGCACCCTGCTCGCGGAAGCTGACCTGATCTTGCAGATTGGTACGCGCAACAACCAGAATGGCACCGACAGCTGGAGGCTTGTTCCCCCGACGGCGCGCGTTATCCAGATCGACATCGATCCGCAGGAGATCGGGCGAAACTACGAAGCGCTTCGCCTTGTCGGTACCGCCGCCGAGACGGTTGAAGCGCTAGCGGAGGCGCTTGGGCGGATGGATCTTTCAACACGCACCCACGCGCGTCCCGCTCTGGAAGCCCGCATCGCCGAAATCTGGCGTCGTTTCGAGACATCCCGCGCCCCTCTCGTCCAGCACAATACGAGCCCGATCAGGCCCGAGCGGGTCATGGCCGAGTTGCAGAGACTGCTGACACCCGACACCATCGTCGTCGCGGATGCGAGCTATTCCTCCATGTGGGTCGTCGGCCAGTTGCGCGGAATGGCGCCCGGCATGCGCTTCCTGACACCCCGCGGCCTCGCGGGTCTTGGCTGGGGCTTGCCGCTCGCGATGGGCGCGAAGGTCGCAAAGCCCGAGGCGCGGGTCGTCGCGCTCGTCGGCGACGGCGGCTTCGCCCATTCCTGGGCGGAACTCGAGACGATGGTGCGGATGGGCATCGCGCTCACGGTCATCGTCCTGAACAACGGCATCCTCGGCTACCAGAAGGATGCCGAGACCGTGAAGTTCGGGGCCTATACCACGGCCTGCCATTTCGCCCCGGTCGACCATGTCGCGATCGCCCGCGCCTGTGGTTGCGTGGGTATCCAGGTCGACACGCCTTCAAACATCCTGCCGGCTCTTCGTGAGGCGCTCGGCAACGATCAGCCGACTTTGGTCGAGATCATAACCGATCCCGGCGCGCATCCGGCGATTTCACTTTTCGACGGCACGCTCGATCTCGCCGTCGCACCGGAACCGGAGCTCGTCTGA